A stretch of the Papaver somniferum cultivar HN1 chromosome 6, ASM357369v1, whole genome shotgun sequence genome encodes the following:
- the LOC113291936 gene encoding putative F-box/LRR-repeat protein 23: MEKDAVDGSCGQNSWDGWFEIKYYMEKMVKEAVDRSCDQLAKFSMERFGRDELLAYISDKSGSLRYLRLVSRGQVTNDALINMAEKAVLLEELEICHCSFSADMLKTVGKLCTRLKSFRLNRRGYRWTHKECDDEALAIAENMPQLRRLHLFGNKVTNVGLRAILDGCLHLEYLDLRQCFNVILEGDLLRSWRDRLIKIRLPNDSTDDYEFDDAIIEGFYDLSASEYEEYLNKNAWSCLPDDDGHEFD; the protein is encoded by the exons ATGGAGAAAGACGCAGTGGACGGGAGCTGTGGCCAGAATAGTTGGGACGGTTGGTTTGAGATTAAGTATTATATGGAAAAGATGGTGAAAGAAGCAGTAGATAGGAGCTGTGACCAGTTGGCTAAGTTTTCTATGGAACGTTTTGGCCGTGACGAGCTTTTAGCGTATATTTCTGATAA GTCTGGTTCATTAAGATATCTTCGTCTTGTATCTCGCGGTCAAGTTACCAATGATGCATTGATTAACATGGCTGAAAAAGCTGTCCTGCTGGAGGAACTTGAGATATGTCACTGTTCTTTCTCAGCGGATATGCTTAAAACTGTTGGGAAATTATGCACTCGTCTAAAATCATTCCGGCTTAACCGTCGAGGCTACAGGTGGACACACAAAGAGTGTGATGATGAGGCACTAGCCATCGCAGAGAACATGCCCCAACTGCGTCGTCTTCATCTTTTTGGGAATAAAGTGACAAATGTGGGGTTGAGGGCCATTCTCGATGGCTGCCTACACCTTGAATATCTCGACCTCCGTCAATGCTTCAATGTTATTTTAGAAGGGGATCTACTGAGGAGTTGGAGAGACAGGCTAATAAAAATAAGGCTCCCTAATGACTCCACTGATGACTATGAGTTTGATGATGCAATCATAGaggggttttatgatttgtctgCGAGTGAATACGAGGAATACCTAAATAAAAATGCATGGAGCTGCCTCCCAGACGACGACGGCCACGAGTTCGACTAA